The Desulfomonilaceae bacterium genome contains a region encoding:
- the cysC gene encoding adenylyl-sulfate kinase yields MSGKTIWFTGLSGSGKSTLAKALKDILCSRNQSAVLLDGDILRSGLNRDLGFSATDRAENIRRAGEIAKILNDLGHIVFAAFITPVETLRQAVRSIFDPSEFVEIYLDCPVSVCEGRDPKGLYAKARKGLIKEFTGISAPFQLPQSPDLVVNTDRFNLDESIDLVLNFIERQFPETRSGAFQSRQKKDSTRKVAVIGLDCAPPSIVFNDAYGLTNIKSLMKHGVWGSLKSTDPPITIPAWTTITTGYDPGELGLYGFRNRLSHNQYDLVTVNSTHVKRPRVWDHLEESGKRSIIIGVPQTFPAVPHAGITVSGFPALENSEDFCYPRGLMGSLSCLGDGEYLADIKDFRSAPRERLISQLYSMVDSRFKVAQELLLKEEWDFFMMVEIATDRLHHAFWGNHHAPDGKRDSGNSGQNNPIPEFYKYLDDKIGGILGFLDDDTTVIIISDHGARSSTGGFCINEWLIRKGLLTLKEPPAGETKLSEELIDWDKTLVWSEGGYYARIFMNVEGREPRGIIKKSEYESFRDYLRDELIMTSEPGGYKLFNTVLKPEDLYQDVKGVPPDLMVYFDSLNRRSIGAVGMKDILTKGEIDGLDSCNHDPEGIFIATRLSDLRNGSMTDVQLTYASCIDITPTILAEYGLEISKEFQGSVIPIGQNVCKTSSRLEIHETFSSSSKNRFEDKGFTDEEEEIVKKRLSDLGYI; encoded by the coding sequence ATGTCAGGTAAAACAATATGGTTTACGGGGCTTTCGGGTTCAGGAAAATCGACCCTTGCCAAGGCTCTAAAGGATATTCTTTGTTCTAGGAATCAGTCTGCGGTTCTTCTGGATGGGGATATTCTGCGCTCCGGGTTGAACAGAGACCTTGGTTTTTCAGCTACTGACAGGGCTGAGAATATCCGTAGAGCTGGAGAAATAGCAAAAATTCTAAACGATTTAGGACATATTGTGTTCGCCGCGTTTATAACCCCTGTAGAAACGCTTCGCCAGGCTGTCAGATCCATTTTTGATCCGTCTGAATTTGTTGAAATCTACCTGGATTGTCCTGTTTCAGTCTGCGAGGGACGGGATCCCAAGGGCCTATACGCTAAAGCCAGAAAGGGCCTCATTAAAGAATTCACCGGGATTTCCGCGCCTTTCCAGCTCCCGCAAAGTCCCGATCTAGTTGTGAATACTGATCGTTTTAATTTGGACGAATCGATTGACCTGGTTCTGAATTTCATAGAAAGACAATTCCCTGAAACCAGGTCAGGCGCTTTCCAGTCACGGCAGAAAAAGGACTCGACCAGAAAAGTCGCCGTAATTGGGCTTGATTGCGCGCCACCAAGCATAGTCTTCAATGACGCCTATGGTTTGACAAACATCAAATCGCTTATGAAACATGGCGTGTGGGGTTCGCTGAAATCCACTGATCCCCCAATTACGATCCCGGCATGGACTACTATTACCACCGGTTACGATCCTGGCGAATTGGGTTTATATGGATTTCGGAACCGTTTGAGCCACAATCAATATGACCTGGTTACAGTGAATTCAACTCATGTAAAGCGCCCAAGAGTTTGGGACCACCTCGAGGAATCTGGAAAGAGATCCATAATAATAGGAGTTCCACAGACATTTCCTGCGGTCCCACACGCTGGGATTACGGTATCCGGATTCCCTGCCCTGGAGAATTCGGAGGATTTTTGTTACCCCCGGGGTTTGATGGGTAGTCTCTCATGTTTGGGGGATGGGGAGTATCTCGCGGATATTAAGGATTTCCGATCCGCGCCTAGAGAAAGATTGATTTCTCAGCTTTACAGCATGGTTGATAGCAGGTTCAAGGTGGCTCAAGAACTGCTGCTGAAGGAAGAATGGGATTTCTTCATGATGGTGGAAATTGCTACAGATCGCCTGCATCACGCGTTCTGGGGTAATCATCACGCGCCCGATGGCAAAAGAGATTCTGGGAATAGTGGGCAAAACAACCCAATACCAGAATTCTATAAATATCTTGATGACAAAATTGGCGGGATTCTTGGATTTCTCGACGATGACACTACGGTGATTATAATTTCTGACCATGGCGCAAGAAGTTCAACGGGTGGGTTTTGCATTAATGAATGGCTGATTCGCAAGGGTTTGCTGACTCTTAAGGAACCTCCCGCGGGTGAAACGAAATTGAGCGAAGAGCTTATCGATTGGGACAAAACACTCGTGTGGAGTGAAGGTGGGTACTACGCACGCATCTTCATGAACGTCGAAGGCCGCGAGCCTCGGGGTATCATCAAGAAATCCGAATATGAAAGTTTCCGTGACTATTTGCGAGATGAACTCATAATGACATCTGAACCGGGTGGGTATAAATTGTTCAACACAGTGCTAAAGCCGGAGGATCTGTACCAGGATGTTAAGGGGGTTCCTCCTGATCTGATGGTCTATTTTGATTCGTTAAACAGGCGGTCAATCGGCGCTGTGGGTATGAAAGACATTCTGACGAAAGGTGAAATTGATGGTTTGGACTCGTGTAATCACGATCCGGAGGGGATTTTCATAGCTACCAGACTCAGCGACTTGCGCAACGGGTCAATGACGGATGTTCAGTTAACCTATGCGTCATGTATTGACATAACCCCCACCATACTTGCGGAATATGGTCTGGAAATTTCAAAAGAATTTCAAGGGAGTGTTATTCCCATTGGGCAGAATGTTTGCAAGACATCCAGCCGCCTGGAAATTCATGAAACTTTTTCGTCGTCTTCTAAGAATAGGTTCGAGGATAAGGGGTTTACTGACGAAGAAGAAGAAATTGTCAAGAAACGACTGTCGGACCTGGGATATATTTGA
- the recR gene encoding recombination mediator RecR translates to MISPLEKLIKCLKKFPGVGEKTATRYAFFILNANPRETEDLVKAIETVKRDLRLCSRCFHLTDQDLCDICRDHRRDQSRICVVESPLDLMAVEKSGQFKGVYHVLHGVMSPLDGIGPGEIRLHELVGRVKQNGINEVILALNPTVEGEATSSFIRDQLKETGVSVSRIAYGIPVGGSLEYADPLTLFRAFEHRTKI, encoded by the coding sequence TTGATCAGTCCGTTGGAAAAACTGATAAAATGTCTAAAAAAGTTTCCGGGAGTGGGCGAGAAGACGGCTACTCGATACGCTTTTTTCATCCTTAACGCCAATCCCCGGGAGACCGAAGACCTGGTCAAAGCGATCGAAACTGTGAAAAGGGATCTAAGGCTCTGTTCGAGGTGCTTCCATCTCACGGATCAGGATTTATGTGACATTTGCAGGGATCATCGTCGTGATCAATCGCGAATATGTGTCGTTGAGAGCCCTCTTGATCTAATGGCTGTTGAGAAATCAGGTCAATTCAAGGGTGTCTACCATGTCCTGCATGGGGTCATGTCGCCCCTGGATGGAATAGGGCCAGGAGAAATTCGGTTACATGAGTTAGTCGGTAGAGTGAAACAAAATGGTATCAATGAAGTAATACTAGCCTTGAATCCTACCGTAGAAGGTGAGGCCACCTCGTCGTTCATCAGAGATCAATTAAAGGAAACCGGAGTCAGTGTTTCAAGGATAGCTTACGGTATTCCTGTTGGAGGATCGCTGGAATATGCGGATCCTCTCACGTTGTTCAGGGCCTTCGAACACAGAACGAAAATTTAA